The following are encoded together in the Bradyrhizobium sp. CCGUVB1N3 genome:
- a CDS encoding GMC family oxidoreductase, producing the protein MDRFDYVIVGAGSAGCVLANRLSEDPNTSICVLEAGPSDWHPYIHLPAGFIKTFHMKSINWAYQQEPGPWTGGRSIYAPRGKTLGGSSSINGHIYNRGQNLDFDTWAQMGNRGWSYADVLPYFKRLEKRVGEGEDLYRGRDGSLTVTTMEWRDPLCEAFMEGAVSLGIPRNPDYNGKTQEGVSYCQRTIDNGLRVSGSTAFLKPAMKRPNVHVHTHAHATEIIFEGKRAVGVRYIKGGRGGTPIEVRANKEVILAGGTYNSPQLLQLSGVGSPDLLQSHGIAVRHALPVGEGLQDHYAPRTVARVKDIKTINELRRGWRLWVEALKWATARRGLLSLSPTMVYCFWYSGESPDRSDLQLTFTPASYKEGVQGQLEDEPGMTVASWQQRPESRGYVRIRSSDPFAPPIIQTNYLDAELDRRVIVGGMKLARRLLKSVPLSPYYAYEDFPGPNINTDDEFLAAATERGTTTFHPGCTCRMGPAESTWAVVDDQLRVHGLQGLRVVDASVMPRMISANLNASTMMIADRASDLIRGKQPMEAANVPETAVA; encoded by the coding sequence ATGGACAGATTTGACTATGTGATCGTTGGCGCCGGCTCGGCCGGCTGCGTGCTCGCCAATCGGCTCAGCGAGGATCCGAACACCAGCATCTGCGTGCTCGAGGCAGGTCCGAGCGACTGGCATCCCTACATCCATCTGCCGGCGGGTTTCATCAAGACCTTCCACATGAAGAGCATCAACTGGGCTTACCAGCAGGAGCCGGGACCCTGGACCGGCGGCCGCAGCATCTACGCTCCGCGTGGCAAGACGCTCGGCGGCTCGTCCTCGATCAACGGGCACATCTACAACCGCGGCCAGAACCTCGACTTCGACACCTGGGCGCAGATGGGCAATCGCGGCTGGAGCTATGCCGACGTGCTGCCCTACTTCAAGCGGCTGGAGAAGCGGGTCGGTGAAGGCGAGGATCTCTATCGCGGCCGCGACGGCAGCCTCACCGTCACCACCATGGAATGGCGCGATCCGCTCTGCGAGGCCTTCATGGAAGGCGCTGTGTCGCTCGGCATTCCCCGCAATCCCGACTACAACGGCAAGACGCAGGAAGGCGTGTCCTACTGCCAGCGCACCATCGACAACGGCCTGCGCGTCTCCGGCTCGACCGCGTTCCTCAAGCCCGCGATGAAGCGGCCGAACGTGCATGTGCATACCCACGCGCACGCCACCGAAATCATCTTCGAGGGCAAGCGCGCGGTCGGCGTGCGCTACATCAAGGGCGGCCGCGGCGGCACGCCGATCGAAGTGCGCGCCAACAAGGAAGTGATCCTCGCCGGCGGCACCTATAATTCGCCGCAGCTCCTCCAGCTCTCCGGCGTCGGCTCGCCCGATCTGCTGCAATCGCACGGCATCGCGGTGCGCCACGCGCTCCCGGTCGGCGAAGGCTTGCAGGACCATTACGCGCCGCGCACGGTGGCGCGCGTCAAGGACATCAAGACCATCAACGAGCTCCGCCGCGGCTGGCGTCTCTGGGTCGAGGCGCTGAAATGGGCGACGGCGCGCCGCGGCTTGCTGTCGCTGTCGCCGACCATGGTCTATTGCTTCTGGTATTCGGGCGAGAGTCCGGATCGCTCGGACCTCCAGCTCACCTTCACGCCGGCGAGTTACAAGGAAGGCGTGCAGGGCCAGCTCGAGGACGAGCCCGGCATGACGGTCGCCTCCTGGCAGCAGCGCCCGGAAAGCCGCGGCTATGTCCGCATCCGCTCGAGCGATCCCTTTGCCCCGCCGATCATCCAGACCAACTATCTCGACGCCGAGCTCGACCGCCGCGTCATCGTCGGCGGCATGAAGCTCGCGCGGCGCCTGCTCAAGTCCGTGCCGCTGTCGCCCTATTACGCCTACGAGGATTTCCCGGGGCCGAACATCAACACGGATGACGAATTCCTCGCGGCAGCAACCGAGCGCGGCACCACCACCTTCCACCCCGGCTGCACCTGCCGCATGGGCCCGGCCGAGTCCACCTGGGCCGTGGTCGACGATCAGCTCCGCGTCCACGGTCTCCAAGGCCTGCGCGTCGTCGACGCCTCCGTGATGCCACGCATGATCTCGGCGAACCTCAACGCCTCGACGATGATGATTGCGGACCGCGCCTCGGATTTGATCCGCGGCAAGCAGCCGATGGAAGCGGCGAACGTGCCGGAAACGGCGGTGGCGTGA
- a CDS encoding GlsB/YeaQ/YmgE family stress response membrane protein, translated as MGIVAALIIGAIAGWLAGKIVHGAGFGLIGNMVVGIIGALVASWILPQLGIGLATGTFGAILDATVGAVIVLVILSLIRRV; from the coding sequence ATGGGAATTGTCGCAGCGCTGATCATCGGAGCGATCGCCGGCTGGCTCGCGGGAAAAATTGTTCACGGGGCGGGATTTGGGCTGATCGGCAACATGGTGGTCGGCATCATCGGCGCGCTGGTCGCGAGCTGGATCCTGCCGCAACTGGGCATCGGGCTTGCCACCGGCACGTTCGGCGCGATCCTGGACGCCACCGTCGGCGCGGTGATTGTGCTGGTCATCCTTTCGCTGATAAGACGGGTCTGA
- a CDS encoding AraC family transcriptional regulator, with product MNPAQRALWFIESHLAEPMTLDQIAEIGGVSRFHMVRAFAAATGFPVMRYVRARRLTEAARNLARGAPDILSLALEADYGSHEAFTRAFRDHFGVTPEAVRAATCTSQLKLQEPILMDATLLDNLAPPRFETAKAFLVAGLGERISCDNGAVIPGLWHRFHQEVADIPACVGQGKYQVAYGVCCNGDDAGNFDYIAGVEVSDFSDLPRRFGRIRIPEQRYAVFTHADHVASIRRTVNTIWNQWLPASNLKAADAPNFERYDEKFDPKTGNGGFEIWVPVKE from the coding sequence ATGAACCCAGCCCAGCGCGCACTCTGGTTCATCGAAAGCCATCTCGCCGAGCCGATGACGCTCGACCAGATCGCCGAGATCGGCGGCGTGTCGCGCTTCCACATGGTGCGCGCGTTTGCGGCAGCGACCGGATTTCCGGTGATGCGCTACGTGCGGGCGCGGCGGCTCACGGAAGCCGCGCGTAACCTGGCGCGCGGCGCGCCGGACATTTTGTCACTCGCGCTGGAAGCGGACTATGGCTCCCACGAAGCCTTCACCCGCGCGTTCCGCGACCATTTTGGCGTGACACCCGAGGCGGTCAGGGCGGCAACGTGCACGAGCCAACTCAAGCTTCAGGAGCCGATCCTCATGGACGCCACACTGCTCGACAATCTCGCACCGCCCCGCTTCGAAACCGCCAAGGCCTTCCTCGTCGCAGGCCTCGGTGAGCGCATCTCCTGCGACAATGGCGCCGTCATCCCTGGCCTCTGGCACCGCTTCCACCAGGAGGTCGCCGACATTCCCGCGTGCGTCGGCCAAGGGAAATATCAAGTCGCCTATGGCGTCTGCTGCAACGGCGATGACGCCGGCAATTTCGACTACATCGCCGGCGTCGAAGTCTCCGACTTCTCCGACCTGCCGCGGCGCTTTGGTCGCATCCGCATTCCCGAGCAGCGCTATGCGGTCTTCACCCACGCCGACCACGTCGCCTCGATCCGCCGCACCGTCAACACGATCTGGAATCAGTGGCTGCCGGCCTCAAACCTGAAGGCCGCGGACGCACCGAACTTCGAACGCTATGACGAGAAGTTCGATCCCAAGACCGGCAATGGCGGCTTCGAGATCTGGGTGCCGGTGAAGGAATAG
- a CDS encoding glutathione S-transferase family protein, translated as MAKATLTISSKNYSSWSLRGWLLTKFSGLDFEEIVTAPDDPSARAEILLLSSSILVPCLRHEGATIWDTLAIGEYLNEIMPAAGLLPADRIQRAHCRSICGEIHSGFTTLRASLPVNLKGHFPGFKIWSRAQADIDRVWIIWRDCLEKSGGPFLFGEKRTMADAMYAPVVTRFVTYDVKLEPRLKAYADTIMGMGEMQEWIAAAKAEPAEIEELEVEY; from the coding sequence ATGGCGAAAGCGACACTGACCATCAGCAGCAAGAACTACTCGTCGTGGTCGCTGCGTGGCTGGCTTTTGACAAAGTTCTCGGGGCTCGATTTCGAGGAGATCGTGACCGCGCCGGACGACCCGTCCGCGCGCGCCGAGATCCTGCTGCTGTCCTCCTCGATCCTGGTGCCGTGCCTGCGGCACGAGGGCGCCACCATCTGGGATACGCTGGCGATCGGCGAGTATCTCAACGAGATCATGCCGGCCGCTGGGCTGTTGCCGGCCGACCGCATCCAGCGCGCCCATTGCCGCTCAATCTGCGGCGAAATCCATTCCGGCTTCACCACGCTGCGCGCCTCACTGCCCGTGAACCTGAAGGGCCATTTTCCCGGCTTCAAGATCTGGTCGCGCGCGCAGGCCGACATCGACCGCGTCTGGATCATCTGGCGCGACTGCCTGGAAAAATCCGGCGGTCCATTCCTGTTCGGCGAGAAGCGCACCATGGCGGATGCGATGTACGCGCCTGTCGTGACGCGTTTTGTAACCTATGACGTCAAGCTCGAGCCGCGGCTCAAGGCCTATGCCGATACCATCATGGGCATGGGCGAGATGCAGGAATGGATCGCGGCCGCCAAGGCGGAGCCGGCGGAGATCGAGGAGCTCGAGGTCGAATATTAG
- a CDS encoding polyhydroxyalkanoate depolymerase: MMSMYYQAFQNHMDLTEPWRAGASSALKYLNLVPQGMSGAVVGRLSAALELISRSTITYDRPAYGIDSVMVGNREVGVREEIAYATPFGSLLHFKKDDGPEQPRMLLVAPMSGHFSTLLRGTVQTLLQDHDVYITDWHNPRDIPRSEGRFGLDDYTEHLIDFLAQLGPRPHMVAICQPSVSALAAAAIMCEDNHPSRPATLTLMAGPIDTRVQPTKVNEFAKSKPITWFERNLINYVPVQCRGAFRKVYPGFVQLTAFVSMNLERHIKQHLDLANHIAKGEKEKAATIKTFYDEYFAVMDLPAEFYIETVRDVFQEHLLPLGKMTYRGRPVNPKAVSRIGLMTVEGEKDDICSIGQTLAAQDLCTGVRAYRRVHHMQAGVGHYGVFSGKRWNNEIYPLLRDFVHVNS, encoded by the coding sequence ATGATGTCGATGTATTATCAGGCCTTTCAGAACCACATGGATCTGACCGAGCCATGGCGGGCCGGGGCTTCGTCTGCCCTGAAATACCTCAACCTGGTGCCGCAGGGGATGTCGGGTGCCGTGGTCGGCCGCTTGTCGGCTGCGCTGGAGCTGATCTCGCGCTCCACCATCACCTATGACCGCCCGGCCTATGGCATCGACAGCGTGATGGTGGGAAATCGCGAGGTCGGCGTCCGGGAGGAGATCGCCTACGCCACGCCCTTCGGTTCACTGCTGCATTTCAAAAAGGACGATGGCCCCGAGCAACCGCGCATGCTGCTGGTGGCACCGATGTCCGGGCATTTCTCAACCCTCCTGCGCGGCACCGTGCAGACGCTGCTGCAAGACCACGACGTCTACATCACCGACTGGCACAATCCGCGCGACATCCCGCGCAGCGAAGGCCGCTTTGGCCTCGACGACTACACCGAGCACCTCATCGACTTCCTTGCTCAGCTCGGACCGCGCCCGCATATGGTCGCGATCTGCCAGCCCTCGGTGTCCGCCCTCGCGGCCGCCGCGATCATGTGCGAGGACAATCATCCGTCGCGGCCAGCGACGCTGACGCTGATGGCCGGCCCGATCGACACGCGGGTGCAGCCGACCAAGGTGAACGAGTTCGCCAAGAGCAAGCCGATCACCTGGTTCGAGCGCAATCTGATCAACTACGTGCCGGTGCAGTGCCGCGGCGCGTTCCGCAAAGTCTATCCGGGCTTCGTGCAGCTCACCGCCTTCGTCTCGATGAATCTCGAGCGCCACATCAAGCAGCATCTCGACCTCGCCAATCACATCGCCAAGGGCGAGAAGGAGAAGGCGGCGACCATCAAGACCTTCTACGACGAATATTTCGCGGTGATGGACCTGCCGGCAGAGTTCTACATCGAGACTGTGCGCGACGTCTTCCAGGAGCATCTCCTGCCGCTCGGCAAGATGACCTATCGCGGGCGCCCGGTGAACCCGAAGGCGGTCAGCCGCATAGGCCTGATGACGGTCGAGGGCGAGAAGGACGACATCTGCTCGATCGGCCAGACGCTCGCGGCGCAAGATCTCTGCACCGGCGTGCGCGCGTACCGCCGCGTCCATCACATGCAGGCCGGAGTCGGCCATTACGGCGTGTTTTCGGGCAAGCGCTGGAATAACGAGATCTATCCGCTGTTGCGGGATTTCGTGCACGTCAACTCCTGA
- a CDS encoding rhodanese-like domain-containing protein yields the protein MPQNITRGIKALIDEANAEIETLSAKDAIEISKNGDVVIVDIRDPREIERDGRIPGAFACTRGMLEFWIDPQSPYAKPIFQEDKKFVFHCAGGLRSALAAKTAQDMGLKPVAHIAGGYAAWRDAGGPVEKWEPKKKG from the coding sequence ATGCCCCAAAACATCACCCGCGGCATCAAGGCGCTGATTGACGAGGCCAATGCCGAGATCGAGACGCTGTCCGCCAAGGACGCCATCGAAATCTCCAAGAATGGCGACGTCGTCATCGTCGACATCCGCGACCCCCGCGAGATCGAGCGCGACGGCCGCATTCCCGGTGCGTTCGCCTGCACCCGCGGCATGCTCGAATTCTGGATCGATCCGCAGAGCCCCTATGCGAAGCCGATCTTCCAGGAGGACAAGAAGTTCGTCTTCCATTGCGCCGGCGGCCTGCGCTCCGCGCTCGCCGCCAAGACCGCGCAGGACATGGGTCTCAAACCCGTCGCCCACATCGCCGGCGGCTATGCCGCCTGGCGCGATGCCGGCGGGCCGGTGGAGAAGTGGGAGCCGAAGAAGAAGGGGTGA
- a CDS encoding outer membrane protein: MKKILLGTIALIALVAPASAADLAARPYTKAPPPIVAPVYDWSGFYIGINGGGGSAHKCWDLVNMAGVLVAPPVFMGCHDATGGTVGGQIGYRWQTANWVFGVEAQGNWADFRGSNANLVFANVQDESKIDAFGLFTGQVGYSWNNVLLYVKGGAAVVRDKYRAFDIPTGLAIDTASETRWGGAVGAGLEFGFAPNWSVGLEYDHLFMGHRDVNFYFTGVFGLPPGAFAGTGRIGQDVDIGLVRLNYRWGGPLVAKY; this comes from the coding sequence ATGAAGAAGATCTTGCTGGGCACGATTGCTCTGATCGCGCTCGTCGCTCCTGCCTCGGCCGCTGATCTGGCGGCGCGGCCATACACCAAAGCGCCCCCTCCCATAGTGGCTCCGGTCTATGATTGGAGCGGCTTCTACATCGGCATCAATGGCGGCGGAGGCTCCGCCCACAAGTGCTGGGACCTGGTCAATATGGCTGGTGTGCTCGTCGCTCCGCCCGTTTTTATGGGGTGCCACGACGCCACAGGGGGCACCGTCGGCGGTCAGATCGGCTACCGCTGGCAGACGGCGAACTGGGTGTTCGGCGTGGAGGCACAGGGCAACTGGGCCGATTTCAGGGGGTCCAACGCCAACCTCGTCTTTGCGAACGTCCAGGATGAATCAAAGATCGATGCGTTCGGGCTGTTCACGGGCCAGGTCGGCTACTCCTGGAACAACGTGCTGCTCTATGTGAAGGGTGGCGCTGCAGTCGTCAGGGACAAATACCGAGCTTTCGATATTCCGACCGGGCTGGCGATCGACACTGCAAGCGAAACGCGCTGGGGCGGCGCGGTGGGGGCCGGCCTCGAATTTGGCTTCGCTCCGAACTGGTCGGTCGGTCTTGAGTACGATCACCTGTTCATGGGTCATCGCGACGTGAACTTCTACTTCACTGGGGTCTTTGGTCTTCCGCCGGGCGCTTTTGCAGGAACCGGCCGTATTGGTCAGGACGTCGACATCGGCCTGGTTCGCCTGAACTACCGCTGGGGTGGCCCGCTCGTCGCGAAGTACTGA
- a CDS encoding MoxR family ATPase produces the protein MKFTGTKDYVATDDLKVAVNASIVLERPLLVKGEPGTGKTVLAEEVAKALNAPLLTWHIKSTTKAQQGLYEYDAVSRLRDSQLGDARVSDIKNYIKRGKLWDAFTAEQRPVLLIDEIDKADIEFPNDLLLELDRMEFHVYETGETIKAKQRPIMMITSNNEKELPDAFLRRCFFHYIKFPDAETMGRIVDVHFPGIKKRLVEEALRIFFEVREVPGLKKKPSTSELLDWLKLLLNEEMTPEQLRERDPRKLIPPLHGALLKNEQDVHLFERLAFLSRREV, from the coding sequence ATGAAGTTTACCGGCACCAAGGACTATGTTGCGACCGACGATCTCAAGGTCGCGGTCAACGCCTCGATCGTGCTGGAGCGCCCGCTGCTGGTGAAGGGCGAGCCCGGCACCGGCAAGACGGTGCTGGCCGAGGAAGTCGCCAAAGCGCTGAACGCGCCGCTGCTCACCTGGCACATCAAGTCCACCACCAAGGCGCAGCAGGGTCTCTACGAATACGACGCGGTGTCGCGCCTGCGCGACAGCCAGCTCGGCGATGCCCGCGTCTCCGACATCAAGAACTACATCAAGCGCGGCAAGCTGTGGGATGCCTTCACCGCCGAGCAGCGCCCGGTGCTCCTGATCGACGAAATCGACAAGGCCGACATCGAGTTTCCGAACGACCTGTTGCTCGAGCTCGACCGCATGGAATTCCACGTCTACGAGACCGGCGAGACGATCAAGGCCAAGCAGCGCCCGATCATGATGATCACCTCCAACAACGAGAAGGAGCTGCCGGACGCTTTTCTCCGCCGCTGCTTCTTCCACTACATCAAGTTCCCCGACGCCGAGACCATGGGCCGGATCGTCGACGTCCATTTCCCCGGCATCAAGAAGCGCCTGGTGGAAGAGGCGCTGCGCATCTTCTTCGAGGTGCGCGAGGTGCCCGGCTTGAAGAAGAAGCCCTCGACCTCCGAACTGCTCGACTGGCTGAAGTTGCTGCTCAACGAGGAAATGACGCCGGAGCAACTGCGCGAGCGCGACCCGCGCAAGCTAATCCCGCCGCTGCACGGCGCCCTGCTCAAGAACGAGCAGGACGTGCATCTGTTCGAGCGGCTGGCGTTCCTGAGCCGTCGCGAGGTCTGA
- a CDS encoding GNAT family N-acetyltransferase: MPWPDPITLRGEHARLEPLSQQHRDALVEAVKDGELDKLWYTAIPRPENMAKEIDRRLGLQTAGSMLPFTVFDADGKIVGQTTYMNIDASNRRVEIGSTWYAKSAQRSPLNTQCKLLLLTHAFEQLNCIAVEFRTHFFNHQSRRAIERLGAKQDGILRSHQVAPNGALRDTVVYSITAAEWPTVKAHLTYQLNDKPR, translated from the coding sequence ATGCCCTGGCCTGATCCCATCACCCTGCGCGGCGAGCATGCGCGGCTCGAGCCGTTGTCGCAGCAGCATCGCGACGCCCTGGTGGAGGCCGTCAAGGACGGCGAGCTTGACAAGCTTTGGTACACCGCGATCCCCAGACCTGAGAACATGGCGAAGGAGATCGATCGCCGCCTTGGCTTGCAGACTGCGGGTTCCATGCTGCCTTTCACGGTGTTCGACGCCGACGGCAAGATCGTCGGCCAGACCACCTACATGAACATCGATGCGAGCAACCGCCGCGTCGAGATCGGATCGACCTGGTACGCCAAGAGCGCGCAGCGCAGTCCCCTCAACACGCAGTGCAAGCTGCTGCTGCTGACCCATGCCTTCGAGCAGCTCAACTGCATCGCGGTCGAGTTCCGCACGCATTTTTTCAATCACCAGAGCCGGCGCGCCATCGAGCGGCTTGGCGCCAAGCAGGACGGCATTTTGCGCAGCCACCAGGTCGCGCCGAACGGCGCGCTGCGCGACACCGTCGTCTACAGCATCACCGCCGCCGAATGGCCGACGGTGAAGGCGCATTTGACCTATCAACTCAACGACAAGCCGCGTTGA
- a CDS encoding SMP-30/gluconolactonase/LRE family protein produces the protein MSDVRVLATDLEFPEGPVVMPDGSVVLVEIRGARLTRVYPDGRKEIVAKIPGGPNGAALGPDGKIYICNNGGFSWIPAGKMIMPGPQPDDYLGGAIQRVDLQSGKVETVVTKCGEHDLRGPNDLVFDRHGGLWFSDLGKRRARDMDVGGMYYLKPGMSDIVEVVHGVLPANGIGLSPDENTVYIAETPTARLWAYELSAPGTLKPREVIYRGERGNPIAGLGGYQMFDSLAVEANGNVCVATLVSGCISVIAPDGKLVEQVPTGDRVTTNIAFGGPELKTAYITLSGRGELIAMDWPRGGLPLNFLNK, from the coding sequence ATGTCCGACGTCCGCGTTCTCGCCACCGACCTCGAGTTTCCGGAAGGGCCGGTGGTGATGCCGGACGGCTCGGTCGTGCTGGTGGAGATCCGCGGGGCACGGCTCACGCGCGTTTATCCCGACGGGCGGAAAGAGATCGTCGCAAAAATTCCCGGCGGGCCGAACGGCGCTGCGCTCGGCCCCGACGGCAAGATCTACATCTGCAACAACGGCGGCTTCTCCTGGATCCCGGCTGGCAAGATGATCATGCCTGGGCCGCAGCCCGATGATTATCTCGGCGGCGCGATCCAGCGCGTCGACTTGCAATCGGGCAAGGTTGAGACCGTCGTGACCAAATGCGGCGAGCATGATTTGCGCGGTCCCAACGATCTCGTCTTCGACCGGCATGGCGGCCTGTGGTTCTCCGACCTCGGAAAGCGTCGTGCGCGCGACATGGATGTCGGCGGGATGTACTATCTCAAGCCCGGCATGAGCGACATCGTCGAGGTCGTGCACGGCGTGCTGCCGGCGAACGGCATCGGGCTGTCGCCGGACGAGAACACCGTCTACATCGCGGAAACGCCGACCGCGCGGCTCTGGGCTTATGAGCTCTCCGCACCCGGCACGCTCAAGCCGCGTGAGGTGATCTATCGCGGCGAGCGCGGCAACCCGATCGCGGGGCTTGGCGGCTACCAGATGTTCGACTCGCTTGCGGTCGAGGCCAACGGCAATGTCTGTGTCGCAACGCTGGTTTCCGGCTGCATCTCGGTGATCGCGCCGGATGGCAAGCTGGTCGAGCAGGTCCCGACCGGCGACCGCGTCACCACCAACATCGCCTTCGGCGGCCCTGAGCTCAAGACCGCCTACATCACGCTGTCGGGCAGGGGTGAACTGATCGCCATGGACTGGCCGCGCGGCGGTTTGCCGTTGAATTTTTTGAATAAGTGA
- a CDS encoding VWA domain-containing protein codes for MFLQFFTSLRDAQVPVTLREYLTLMEALDADLADYTVENFYYLSRASLVKDERNLDKFDRVFGTVFKGLESLLDAMDKAEIPEEWLKKLAEKYLTEEEKKQIEAMGWDKLMETLKKRLEEQKGRHQGGSKWIGTAGTSPFGAYGYNPEGVRIGQEKNRNNRAVKVWDKREFRDLDGNVELGIRNIKVALRRLRKFARTGAPDELDLDNTIKQTANHGYLDVVMRPERRNAVKLLVFFDIGGSMDSHIEQVEELFSAAKSEFKHMEYFYFHNCLYEGVWKQNKRRFTDRTPTWDVLHKYPHDYKVVFVGDASMSPYEIMVPGGSVEHVNEEPGSVWLDRIIRTYPHAVWLNPVQQKHWDYSESTTIIRRIFANRMFPITIEGLEGAMKELTH; via the coding sequence ATGTTCCTGCAATTCTTCACCTCATTGCGCGACGCGCAGGTCCCTGTGACGCTGCGCGAATACCTCACGCTGATGGAGGCGCTCGACGCCGACCTCGCGGACTATACGGTCGAGAATTTCTACTATCTGTCGCGCGCCTCGCTGGTGAAGGACGAGCGTAACCTCGACAAGTTCGACCGCGTCTTCGGCACCGTGTTCAAGGGGCTGGAAAGCCTGCTCGACGCCATGGACAAGGCGGAGATCCCCGAGGAGTGGCTGAAGAAGCTCGCCGAGAAATATCTCACGGAAGAAGAAAAGAAGCAGATCGAGGCCATGGGCTGGGACAAGCTCATGGAGACCCTGAAGAAGCGGCTCGAGGAGCAGAAGGGCCGCCATCAGGGCGGCAGCAAGTGGATCGGCACGGCCGGCACCTCGCCATTCGGCGCCTATGGCTACAATCCCGAGGGCGTGCGCATCGGGCAGGAGAAGAACCGCAACAACCGCGCCGTGAAGGTGTGGGACAAGCGCGAGTTCAGGGATCTCGACGGCAATGTCGAGCTCGGCATCCGCAACATCAAGGTCGCGCTGCGGCGCCTGCGCAAATTCGCGCGCACCGGCGCACCGGACGAGCTCGATCTCGACAATACGATCAAGCAAACCGCCAACCACGGCTATCTCGACGTGGTCATGCGCCCCGAGCGGCGCAACGCGGTCAAGCTTCTGGTGTTCTTCGACATCGGCGGCTCGATGGATTCGCATATCGAGCAGGTCGAGGAGCTGTTCTCGGCGGCCAAGAGCGAGTTCAAGCACATGGAGTATTTCTACTTCCACAACTGCCTCTATGAGGGCGTGTGGAAGCAGAACAAGCGGCGTTTCACCGACCGCACGCCGACCTGGGACGTGCTGCACAAATATCCGCACGACTACAAGGTCGTGTTCGTCGGCGACGCCTCGATGTCGCCCTACGAGATCATGGTGCCCGGCGGCTCGGTCGAGCACGTCAACGAGGAGCCGGGCTCGGTCTGGCTCGATCGCATCATCCGCACCTATCCGCATGCGGTGTGGCTCAACCCGGTGCAGCAGAAGCACTGGGACTATTCGGAATCGACCACCATCATCCGCCGCATCTTTGCGAACCGCATGTTCCCGATCACCATCGAGGGGCTTGAGGGCGCGATGAAGGAGTTGACGCACTAG